In the genome of Mycteria americana isolate JAX WOST 10 ecotype Jacksonville Zoo and Gardens chromosome 7, USCA_MyAme_1.0, whole genome shotgun sequence, one region contains:
- the HECTD3 gene encoding E3 ubiquitin-protein ligase HECTD3 isoform X2 has protein sequence MRAGGEAPHQVLGRLRFLLQCSECFRRAQALPAALCYVPREVQYKICKDPAAAAAAAAARSLLSVWDSPGPARGGKRAARATIEVRKGGCLRATGEEYCNGAGLWVKLSKEQLEEYTSGHGLAEGWLLAQRFGGGGDKLVPVESVEKIQWQHQTLGVDYKPAVRSVPPGWSYEHDMELGRFLYDHSERELWYGDCTKEHLSSIKVSSQVENCGVAHLTDNQTYTFWESNGALGQHWVRLNMKKGAIVKKLWLMLDVQINSYIPKRVAVYGGVPNRLQHLRTVLINENSYRDVCILRNMKTHLPVLEIRFLECRDEGYNVRLRGIKIKSFWEWDLILNASMFQPARLVRYPLLEGVDTDVLYRRAVLIQRFVQLLDSVLHYLFPLSEESIGTFNALRSMKPFLLLSKQNTALIAHYLQSSEKTPQYIPPKLHINRHLAREHRANPALDPSCRNTVFTQLYEGLRSSKSSLDYRWPLTYSQWWECEFITEGIIDNGGGFRDSLSDVSEELCPSSGDVPVPLPFFVRTSNQGNSSSTTRDMYVPNPSCKDFPKYEWIGQLMGAALRSKEFLMLSLPALVWKQLAGEEVSWSKDFATVDTELVKLLEVLEGVDREAFEFMFGRELTYTIVQSDQRVVELIPNGSSTVVRYEDRKEFIRLVQRARLEESKEQIAAMRAGLLCVVPQPVLDLLTWQQLEKKICGDPEITVAELRRFMTFEDFPPNDTRIQNFLEALNNFTSEDLSRFLKFVTGRSRLPVQITVYPQRTDSNTLDLMPEASTCSCSFFLPNYSSAKACEELLRYAVYNCMSIDTDRNPWDE, from the exons ATGCGTGCGGGCGGGGAAGCGCCGCACCAGGTGCTGGGCCGGCTGCGgttcctgctgcagtgcagcgAGTGCTTCCGCCGCGCCcaggcgctgcccgccgcgctcTGCTACGTGCCGCGGGAGGTGCAGTACAAGATCTGCAaggaccccgccgccgccgccgccgccgccgccgcccgcagcctgCTCAGCGTCTGGGAcagcccggggccggcgcggggcggcaAGCGGGCGGCGCGGGCCACCATCGAGGTGCGGAAGGGCGGCTGCCTCCGCGCCACCGGCGAGGAGTACTGCAACGGCGCCGGGCTCTGGGTCAAGCTCAGCAAG gagcagctggaggagtACACGAGCGGCCATGGCCTGGCTGAGGGCTGGCTCCTGGCGCAGAGGTTTGGAGGGGGAGGCGATAAGTTGGTGCCGGTTGAGTCCGTGGAGAAGATCCAGTGGCAGCACCAAACGCTCGGGGTTGATTATAAACCCGCGGTCAG GTCTGTACCCCCGGGCTGGAGCTACGAGCATGACATGGAGCTGGGGCGCTTCCTGTACGATCATAGCGAGAGGGAGCTGTGGTACGGGGACTGCACCAAGGAGCACCTCAGCAGCATCAAGGTCTCCTCGCAGGTG GAGAACTGCGGCGTGGCCCATCTGACTGACAACCAGACATACACCTTCTGGGAGAGCAACGGTGCCCTGGGGCAGCACTGGGTGCGGCTCAACATGAAGAAAGGCGCCATTGTCAA GAAGCTGTGGCTGATGCTGGATGTGCAGATCAACTCCTATATACCCAAGCGGGTGGCCGTGTATGGCGGGGTGCCGAACAGGCTGCAGCACCTGAGAACCGTGCTTATTAATGA GAACAGCTACCGGGATGTCTGCATCCTCCGTAACATGAAGACCCACCTGCCGGTGCTGGAGATCCGCTTCCTGGAGTGCCGGG ACGAAGGGTACAACGTCCGCCTGCGAGGGATTAAGATCAAGTCCTTCTGGGAGTGGGACCTGATCCTCAACGCCAGCATGTTCCAGCCAGCCCGGCTGGTGCGCTACCCTCTCCTGGAAGGGGTGGATACCGATGTGCTGTACCGGCGGGCCGTGCTCATTCAGAG GTTCGTCCAGCTCCTGGACAGTGTCCTGCATTACCTGTTCCCCCTCTCCGAGGAGAGCATCGGCACTTTCAATGCACTCAGG AGCATGAAGCCATTCCTGCTGCTGTCCAAGCAGAACACAGCCCTCATTGCCCACTATCTTCAGTCCTCGGAGAAAACCCCCCAGTACATCCCGCCAAAGCTGCACATCAACCGGCACCTGGCCCGGGAGCACCGTGCCAACCCCGCGCTGGACCCCAGCTGCAGGAACACCGTCTTCACCCAG ctgtaCGAAGGCCTCAGATCTTCCAAGAGCAGTCTGGACTACAG GTGGCCCCTGACCTACAGCCAGTGGTGGGAGTGCGAGTTCATCACCGAGGGCATCATCGACAACG GTGGCGGTTTTCGGGACAGCCTGTCGGATGTGTCGGAGGAGCTGTGTCCCAGCTCGGGCGatgtccctgtgcccctgcccttCTTCGTGCGCACCTCCAACCAG ggtaacagcagcagcaccaccaggGACATGTATGTCCCCAACCCCTCCTGCAAGGACTTTCCCAAGTACGAGTGGATCGGGCAGCTGAtgggagcagccctgaggagcAAGGAGTTTTTG ATGCTGTCTCTGCCGGCGCTGGTGTGGAAGcagctggcaggggaggaggtCAGCTGGAGCAAGGACTTCGCCACCGTGGACACGGAGCtg GTGAagctgctggaggtgctggagggggtGGACAGGGAAGCCTTCGAGTTCATGTTCGGCAGAGAGCTGACCTACACAATAGTGCAGAGCGACCAGCGCGTGGTGGAGCTGATCCCCAATGGCAGCAGCACCGTGGTGCGCTACGAGGACCGCAAGGAGTTCATCCGCCTGGTGCAGAGGGCTCGGCTGGAGGAGAGCAAGGAGCAG ATCGCAGCCATGCGTGCCGGGCTGCTCTGTGTGgtgccccagcctgtgctggaCCTGCTCAcctggcagcagctggagaagaagaTCTGTGGGGACCCGGAGATCACAGTGGCCGAACTGCGGAGGTTCA TGACATTTGAGGACTTTCCCCCCAACGACACCCGTATCCAGAACTTCTTGGAGGCACTCAACAACTTCACCAGTG AGGATCTCAGCCGCTTCCTCAAGTTCGTCACTGGCCGGAGCCGCCTCCCAGTTCAGATCACTGTCTACCCGCAAAGGACAGA CTCGAACACATTGGACCTGATGCCAGAGGCCTCCACGTGCTCCTGCAGCTTCTTCTTGCCCAACTATTCCTC GGCCAAGGCCTGTGAGGAGTTGCTGCGGTACGCCGTGTACAACTGCATGTCCATCGACACGGACAGGAACCCCTGGGATGAATGA
- the HECTD3 gene encoding E3 ubiquitin-protein ligase HECTD3 isoform X1 gives MRAGGEAPHQVLGRLRFLLQCSECFRRAQALPAALCYVPREVQYKICKDPAAAAAAAAARSLLSVWDSPGPARGGKRAARATIEVRKGGCLRATGEEYCNGAGLWVKLSKEQLEEYTSGHGLAEGWLLAQRFGGGGDKLVPVESVEKIQWQHQTLGVDYKPAVSWEHVVDLTYSMRLGEKPRLIEQDEAAVQKFRSVPPGWSYEHDMELGRFLYDHSERELWYGDCTKEHLSSIKVSSQVENCGVAHLTDNQTYTFWESNGALGQHWVRLNMKKGAIVKKLWLMLDVQINSYIPKRVAVYGGVPNRLQHLRTVLINENSYRDVCILRNMKTHLPVLEIRFLECRDEGYNVRLRGIKIKSFWEWDLILNASMFQPARLVRYPLLEGVDTDVLYRRAVLIQRFVQLLDSVLHYLFPLSEESIGTFNALRSMKPFLLLSKQNTALIAHYLQSSEKTPQYIPPKLHINRHLAREHRANPALDPSCRNTVFTQLYEGLRSSKSSLDYRWPLTYSQWWECEFITEGIIDNGGGFRDSLSDVSEELCPSSGDVPVPLPFFVRTSNQGNSSSTTRDMYVPNPSCKDFPKYEWIGQLMGAALRSKEFLMLSLPALVWKQLAGEEVSWSKDFATVDTELVKLLEVLEGVDREAFEFMFGRELTYTIVQSDQRVVELIPNGSSTVVRYEDRKEFIRLVQRARLEESKEQIAAMRAGLLCVVPQPVLDLLTWQQLEKKICGDPEITVAELRRFMTFEDFPPNDTRIQNFLEALNNFTSEDLSRFLKFVTGRSRLPVQITVYPQRTDSNTLDLMPEASTCSCSFFLPNYSSAKACEELLRYAVYNCMSIDTDRNPWDE, from the exons ATGCGTGCGGGCGGGGAAGCGCCGCACCAGGTGCTGGGCCGGCTGCGgttcctgctgcagtgcagcgAGTGCTTCCGCCGCGCCcaggcgctgcccgccgcgctcTGCTACGTGCCGCGGGAGGTGCAGTACAAGATCTGCAaggaccccgccgccgccgccgccgccgccgccgcccgcagcctgCTCAGCGTCTGGGAcagcccggggccggcgcggggcggcaAGCGGGCGGCGCGGGCCACCATCGAGGTGCGGAAGGGCGGCTGCCTCCGCGCCACCGGCGAGGAGTACTGCAACGGCGCCGGGCTCTGGGTCAAGCTCAGCAAG gagcagctggaggagtACACGAGCGGCCATGGCCTGGCTGAGGGCTGGCTCCTGGCGCAGAGGTTTGGAGGGGGAGGCGATAAGTTGGTGCCGGTTGAGTCCGTGGAGAAGATCCAGTGGCAGCACCAAACGCTCGGGGTTGATTATAAACCCGCGGTCAG ctgggaacACGTGGTGGACCTGACGTACTCCATGCGCCTGGGAGAGAAGCCCAGACTCATAGAGCAGGATGAGGCCGCAGTGCAGAAGTTTCG GTCTGTACCCCCGGGCTGGAGCTACGAGCATGACATGGAGCTGGGGCGCTTCCTGTACGATCATAGCGAGAGGGAGCTGTGGTACGGGGACTGCACCAAGGAGCACCTCAGCAGCATCAAGGTCTCCTCGCAGGTG GAGAACTGCGGCGTGGCCCATCTGACTGACAACCAGACATACACCTTCTGGGAGAGCAACGGTGCCCTGGGGCAGCACTGGGTGCGGCTCAACATGAAGAAAGGCGCCATTGTCAA GAAGCTGTGGCTGATGCTGGATGTGCAGATCAACTCCTATATACCCAAGCGGGTGGCCGTGTATGGCGGGGTGCCGAACAGGCTGCAGCACCTGAGAACCGTGCTTATTAATGA GAACAGCTACCGGGATGTCTGCATCCTCCGTAACATGAAGACCCACCTGCCGGTGCTGGAGATCCGCTTCCTGGAGTGCCGGG ACGAAGGGTACAACGTCCGCCTGCGAGGGATTAAGATCAAGTCCTTCTGGGAGTGGGACCTGATCCTCAACGCCAGCATGTTCCAGCCAGCCCGGCTGGTGCGCTACCCTCTCCTGGAAGGGGTGGATACCGATGTGCTGTACCGGCGGGCCGTGCTCATTCAGAG GTTCGTCCAGCTCCTGGACAGTGTCCTGCATTACCTGTTCCCCCTCTCCGAGGAGAGCATCGGCACTTTCAATGCACTCAGG AGCATGAAGCCATTCCTGCTGCTGTCCAAGCAGAACACAGCCCTCATTGCCCACTATCTTCAGTCCTCGGAGAAAACCCCCCAGTACATCCCGCCAAAGCTGCACATCAACCGGCACCTGGCCCGGGAGCACCGTGCCAACCCCGCGCTGGACCCCAGCTGCAGGAACACCGTCTTCACCCAG ctgtaCGAAGGCCTCAGATCTTCCAAGAGCAGTCTGGACTACAG GTGGCCCCTGACCTACAGCCAGTGGTGGGAGTGCGAGTTCATCACCGAGGGCATCATCGACAACG GTGGCGGTTTTCGGGACAGCCTGTCGGATGTGTCGGAGGAGCTGTGTCCCAGCTCGGGCGatgtccctgtgcccctgcccttCTTCGTGCGCACCTCCAACCAG ggtaacagcagcagcaccaccaggGACATGTATGTCCCCAACCCCTCCTGCAAGGACTTTCCCAAGTACGAGTGGATCGGGCAGCTGAtgggagcagccctgaggagcAAGGAGTTTTTG ATGCTGTCTCTGCCGGCGCTGGTGTGGAAGcagctggcaggggaggaggtCAGCTGGAGCAAGGACTTCGCCACCGTGGACACGGAGCtg GTGAagctgctggaggtgctggagggggtGGACAGGGAAGCCTTCGAGTTCATGTTCGGCAGAGAGCTGACCTACACAATAGTGCAGAGCGACCAGCGCGTGGTGGAGCTGATCCCCAATGGCAGCAGCACCGTGGTGCGCTACGAGGACCGCAAGGAGTTCATCCGCCTGGTGCAGAGGGCTCGGCTGGAGGAGAGCAAGGAGCAG ATCGCAGCCATGCGTGCCGGGCTGCTCTGTGTGgtgccccagcctgtgctggaCCTGCTCAcctggcagcagctggagaagaagaTCTGTGGGGACCCGGAGATCACAGTGGCCGAACTGCGGAGGTTCA TGACATTTGAGGACTTTCCCCCCAACGACACCCGTATCCAGAACTTCTTGGAGGCACTCAACAACTTCACCAGTG AGGATCTCAGCCGCTTCCTCAAGTTCGTCACTGGCCGGAGCCGCCTCCCAGTTCAGATCACTGTCTACCCGCAAAGGACAGA CTCGAACACATTGGACCTGATGCCAGAGGCCTCCACGTGCTCCTGCAGCTTCTTCTTGCCCAACTATTCCTC GGCCAAGGCCTGTGAGGAGTTGCTGCGGTACGCCGTGTACAACTGCATGTCCATCGACACGGACAGGAACCCCTGGGATGAATGA